A genomic segment from Leopardus geoffroyi isolate Oge1 chromosome A2, O.geoffroyi_Oge1_pat1.0, whole genome shotgun sequence encodes:
- the NOTCH3 gene encoding neurogenic locus notch homolog protein 3, whose amino-acid sequence MGPGTRGRRRRRRPMSAPPPLPPVRALPLLLLLAGPGAAAPPCLDGSPCMNGGRCTQLPSREAACLCPPGWVGERCQLEDPCHSGPCAGRGVCQSSVVAGAARFSCRCPRGFRGPDCSLPDPCLSSPCAHGARCSVGPDGRYLCSCPPGYQGRSCRSDVDECRVGGPCRHGGTCLNTPGSFRCQCPAGYTGPLCENAAVPCAPSPCRNGGTCRQSGDLTYDCACLPGFEGQNCEVNVDDCPGHRCLNGGTCVDGVNTYNCQCPPEWTGQFCTEDVDECQLQPNACHNGGTCFNTLGGHSCVCVNGWTGESCSQNIDDCATAVCFHGATCHDRVASFYCACPMGKTGLLCHLDDACVSNPCHEDAICDTNPVNGRAICTCPPGFTGGACDQDVDECSIGANPCEHLGRCVNTQGSFLCQCGRGYTGPRCETDVNECLSGPCRNQATCLDRIGQFTCICMAGFTGTYCEVDVDECQSSPCVNGGVCKDRVNGFSCTCPSGFSGAMCQLDVDECASTPCRNGAKCVDQPDGYECRCAEGFEGTLCERNVDDCSPDPCHHGRCVDGIASFSCACAPGYTGTRCESQVDECRSQPCRHGGKCLDLVDKYLCRCPPGTTGVNCEVNIDDCASNPCTFGVCRDGINRYDCVCQPGFTGPLCNVEINECASSPCGDGGSCVDGENGFRCLCPPGSLPPLCLPTSHPCAQEPCSHGVCHDAPGGFRCLCEPGWSGPRCSQSLARDACESQPCRSGGTCTSDGIGFHCTCPPGVQGRQCELPSPCTPNPCEHGGHCESAPGQLPVCSCPPGWQGPRCQQDVDECAGPSPCGSHGTCTNLAGSFSCTCHEGYSGPSCDQDIDDCDPNPCLNGGSCQDGVGSFSCSCLPGFAGPRCARDVDECLSSPCGPGTCADHVASFTCTCPPGYGGFRCEQDLPDCSPSSCFHGGTCVDGVNSFSCQCRPGYTGAHCQHEADPCVSRPCLHGGVCTAAHPGFRCTCPEGFTGAQCQTLVDWCSHAPCQNGGRCARSGASFYCLCPPGWSGRVCDIRSVPCREAAAQIGVRLEELCQTGGQCVDKDNSHYCVCPEGRTGSHCEQEVDPCLAQPCQHGGTCRGYMGGYVCECPAGYTGDDCEDDVDECASQPCQNGGFCIDLVARYLCSCPPGTLGVLCEINEDDCGPGPPLDQGPRCLHNGTCVDLVGGFRCTCPPGYTGLRCEADINECHPGACHDAHTRDCLQDPGGGFRCLCRAGFTGPRCQTVLSPCESQPCQHGGQCRPSPGPGGALTFTCRCVPPFWGPRCERVARSCRELQCPAGVPCQQTVRGPRCACPPGLSGPACRGSRGSPPGAANASCLASPCLHGGSCGPAPLAPFFRCACAPGWDGPRCEVPAAAPEASEEPLCPSAACEAKSGDKRCDRECNSPGCGWDGGDCSLSVGDPWRQCAALQCWRLFNNSRCDPACSSPACLYDNFDCRAGGRERACNPVYEKYCADHFADGRCDQGCNTEECGWDGLDCAGEVPALLARGVLVLTVLLPPEELLRSSADFLQRLSGILRTSLRFRLDEHGQAMVFPYHRPGPGAESRNRRELAPEVIGSVVMLEIDNRLCLQSPENDHCFPDAQSAADYLGALSAVERLDFPYPLRAVRGEPLELPEPSMPLLPLLAASAVFLLAILVLGVMVARRKREHSTLWFPEGFALHKDVAAGHKGRREPVGQDALGMKNMAKSESLMGQVATDWMDTECPEAKRLKVEDPGVGAEDAVDCRQWTQHHLVAADIRVAPAMALTPPQGDVDADGVDVNVRGPDGFTPLMLASFCGGALEPMPTEEDEAEDASASIISDLICQGAQLGARTDRTGETALHLAARYARADAAKRLLDAGADTNAQDHSGRTPLHTAVTADAQGVFQILIRNRSTDLDARMADGSTALILAARLAVEGMVEELIASHADVNAVDELGKSALHWAAAVNNVEATLALLKNGANKDMQDSKEETPLFLAAREGSYEAAKLLLDHFANREITDHLDRLPRDVAQERLHQDIVRLLDQPSGPRSPPGPHGLGPLLCPPGAFLPGLKVAQSGGKKSRRPPGKAGLGPQGARGRGKKLTLACPGPLAESSVTLSPVDSLDSPRPFGGPPASPGSFSLEGPYAAATATAVSLAQLGGAGRAGLGRQPPGGCVLSLGLLNPVAVPLDWARLPPPAPPGPSFLLPLAPGPQLLNPGTPVSPQERPPPYLAAPGHGEEYPAAGAHGSPPKARFLRVPSEHPYLTPSPESPEHWASPSPPSLSDWSDSTPSPATATRPAATAAGALPAQPLPLSVPGPLAQAQTQLGPQPEVTPKRQVLA is encoded by the exons GTGCCCTCCAGGATGGGTGGGCGAGCGGTGCCAGCTGGAGGACCCCTGCCATTCGGGCCCCTGTGCTGGCCGTGGTGTCTGCCAGAGCTCGGTGGTGGCAGGCGCTGCCCGGTTCTCCTGCCGCTGCCCCCGTGGCTTCCGGG GTCCCGACTGCTCCCTGCCGGACCCCTGCCTCAGCAGCCCCTGTGCCCATGGTGCCCGCTGCTCCGTGGGGCCTGATGGCCGCTACCTCTGCTCCTGCCCGCCTGGCTACCAGGGCCGCAGCTGCCGAAGCGATGTGGATGAGTGCCGGGTGGGAGGGCCATGCCGCCACGGTGGCACCTGCCTCAACACGCCTGGTTCCTTCCGCTGCCAGTGCCCAGCTGGCTACACGGGGCCACTGTGTGAGAACGCTGCAGTGCCCTGTGCCCCCTCGCCGTGCCGAAACGGGGGCACGTGTAGACAGAGTGGCGACCTCACCTACGACTGTGCCTGCCTTCCTG GGTTCGAGGGCCAGAACTGTGAAGTGAATGTGGATGACTGTCCAGGGCACCGCTGTCTAAATGGGGGCACGTGTGTGGATGGCGTCAACACCTACAACTGCCAGTGCCCTCCTGAGTGGACAG GCCAATTCTGCACGGAGGACGTGGATGAATGCCAGCTGCAGCCCAATGCTTGCCACAACGGGGGCACCTGTTTCAACACACTGGGTGgccacagctgtgtgtgtgtcaACGGCTGGACAGGCGAGAGCTGCAGTCAGAATATCGATGACTGTGCCACGGCCGTGTGCTTCCATGGGGCCACCTGCCATGACCGCGTGGCCTCGTTCTACTGTGCCTGCCCCATGGGCAAGACTG GGCTTCTCTGTCATCTGGATGACGCCTGTGTCAGCAACCCCTGTCACGAGGATGCTATCTGTGACACGAACCCGGTGAACGGACGGGCCATCTGCACCTGTCCACCAGGCTTCACCGGCGGGGCATGTGACCAGGATGTGGATGAGTGCTCCATTG GCGCCAACCCGTGTGAGCACCTGGGCCGGTGTGTGAACACACAGGGCTCATTCCTGTGCCAGTGTGGCCGTGGGTACACAGGCCCGCGCTGCGAGACCGACGTCAACGAGTGCCTATCGGGGCCCTGCCGCAACCAGGCCACGTGCCTCGACCGCATAGGCCAGTTCACCTGCATCTGCATGGCAG GCTTTACAGGCACCTATTGTGAGGTGGACGTGGATGAGTGTCAGAGCAGCCCGTGTGTTAATGGCGGGGTCTGCAAGGACAGAGTCAACGGCTTCAGCTGCACCTGCCCCTCGG GCTTCAGCGGGGCCATGTGTCAGCTGGATGTGGATGAGTGCGCCAGCACACCTTGCCGGAATGGAGCCAAATGTGTGGACCAGCCCGATGGCTACGAATGTCGCTGCGCCGAGG gttTCGAAGGTACTCTGTGTGAGCGCAACGTGGATGACTGTTCCCCGGACCCGTGCCACCACGGGCGCTGTGTGGATGGCATCGCCAGCTTCTCCTGCGCCTGTGCCCCGGGATACACAGGCACACGCTGTGAGAGCCAGGTGGACGAGTGCCGCAGCCAGCCCTGCCGCCACGGAGGCAAATGTCTAGACTTGGTGGACAAGTATCTCTGCCGCTGCCCTCCTGGCACCACAG GAGTGAACTGCGAGGTGAACATTGATGATTGTGCCAGCAACCCCTGCACGTTTGGAGTCTGCCGGGATGGCATCAACCGCTATGACTGTGTCTGCCAGCCTGGCTTCACAG GGCCCCTTTGCAACGTGGAGATCAACGAGTGTGCGTCCAGCCCATGTGGTGATGGAGGCTCCTGTGTGGATGGGGAAAATGGCTTCCGCTGCCTCTGCCCACCTGGCTCCCTGCCCCCGCTCTGCCTTCCCACGAGCCATCCCTGTGCCCAAGAACCCTGCAGTCACGGTGTCTGCCACGATGCGCCCGGAGG GTTCCGCTGCCTGTGTGAGCCTGGCTGGAGTGGCCCCCGATGCAGCCAGAGCCTTGCTCGAGATGCCTGTGAATCCCAGCCCTGCCGGTCTGGTGGCACCTGCACCAGTGATGGAATCGGCTTCCACTGTACCTGTCCCCCTGGTGTCCAGG GCCGTCAGTGTGAGCTGCCATCGCCCTGTACTCCAAACCCCTGTGAGCATGGGGGTCACTGTGAGTCTGCCCCTGGCCAGCTGCCTGTCTGCTCCTGCCCTCCTGGCTGGCAAG GCCCACGATGCCAGCAGGATGTGGATGAATGTGCTGGCCCCTCACCCTGTGGCTCCCACGGTACCTGCACCAACCTGGCGGGGAGTTTCAGCTGTACGTGCCACGAGGGGTATAGTGGCCCTTCCTGTGATCAGGACATCGATGACTGTGACCCCA ACCCCTGCCTGAATGGTGGCTCCTGCCAGGATGGCGTGGGCTCCTTTTCATGCTCCTGCCTCCCTGGCTTTGCTGGTCCCCGCTGTGCCCGCGACGTGGATGAGTGTCTGAGCAGCCCCTGTGGCCCAGGCACCTGCGCCGACCACGTGGCCTCCTTTACCTGCACGTGCCCACCTGGATATGGAGGCTTCCGCTGTGAGCAGGACCTACCCGACTGCAGCCCCAG ctccTGCTTCCACGGCGGGACCTGCGTGGACGGCGTGAACTCGTTCAGCTGCCAGTGCCGCCCGGGCTACACGGGCGCACACTGCCAACACGAGGCGGACCCCTGCGTCTCTCGGCCCTGCCTGCACGGGGGCGTCTGCACGGCCGCCCACCCTGGCTTCCGCTGCACCTGTCCGGAGGGCTTCACTGGCGCTCAGTGCCAG ACGCTGgtagactggtgcagccacgcgCCCTGTCAGAACGGGGGTCGCTGTGCCCGGAGCGGGGCCTCCTTCTACTGCCTTTGCCCTCCGGGTTGGAGCGGCCGCGTCTGTGACATCCGGAGTGTGCCCTGCAGGGAGGCCGCAGCCCAGATCG GGGTGCGGCTGGAAGAGCTGTGTCAGACTGGTGGGCAGTGCGTGGACAAGGACAATTCCCACTATTGCGTGTGTCCAGAAGGCCGCACGGGCAGCCACTGTGAGCAGGAGGTGGACCCCTGCTTGGCCCAGCCCTGCCAGCATGGGGGCACCTGCCGCGGCTACATGGGGGGTTATGTGTGCGAG TGTCCAGCTGGCTACACCGGGGACGACTGTGAGGATGATGTGGACGAGTGCGCCTCCCAGCCCTGCCAGAACGGGGGCTTCTGCATTGACCTCGTGGCCCGCtatctctgctcctgccccccgGGAACGCTGG GTGTGCTCTGTGAGATTAATGAGGACGACTGTGGCCCAGGCCCACCCCTGGACCAGGGCCCCCGGTGCCTGCACAATGGTACCTGTGTGGACCTCGTGGGTGGCTTTCGCTGCACCTGCCCCCCCGGGTACACTGGCCTGCGCTGCGAGGCGGACATCAACGAGTGTCACCCGGGGGCCTGCCACGATGCACACACCCGGGACTGTCTGCAGGACCCAGGTGGGGGCTTCCGCTGCCTTTGTCGTGCGGGCTTCACAG GTCCCCGCTGTCAGACTGTCCTGTCTCCCTGTGAGTCCCAGCCATGCCAGCACGGAGGCCAGTGCCGTCCCAGCCCAGGACCTGGGGGCGCGCTGACATTTACCTGCCGCTGCGTTCCG CCGTTCTGGGGCCCGCGTTGCGAGCGGGTGGCGCGCTCCTGCCGGGAGCTGCAGTGCCCGGCGGGCGTCCCGTGCCAGCAGACGGTCCGTGGGCCGCGCTGCGCCTGCCCCCCGGGACTGTCGGGGCCCGCCTGCCGGGGCTCGCGGGGGTCGCCGCCGGGGGCCGCCAACGCCAGCTGcctggcctccccctgcctccacgGCGGCTCCTGCGGCCCCGCGCCCCTCGCACCTTTCTTCCGCTGCGCGTGCGCGCCAGGCTGGGACGGACCGCGCTGCGAGGTGCCCGCGGCGGCGCCCGAGGCCTCCGAGGAGCCGCTGTGCCCGAGCGCCGCCTGCGAGGCCAAGAGCGGGGACAAGCGCTGCGACCGCGAGTGCAACAGCCCGGGCTGCGGCTGGGACGGCGGCGACTGCTCGCTGAGCGTGGGCGACCCCTGGCGGCAGTGCGCGGCGCTGCAGTGCTGGCGCCTCTTCAACAACAGCCGCTGCGACCCCGCCTGCAGCTCGCCCGCCTGCCTCTATGACAACTTCGACTGCCGCGCGGGCGGCCGGGAGCGCGCCTGCAA ccccgtgTACGAGAAGTACTGTGCGGACCACTTTGCGGACGGCCGCTGCGACCAGGGCTGCAACACGGAGGAGTGCGGCTGGGACGGGCTGGACTGCGCGGGCGAGGTGCCCGCCCTGCTGGCCCGCGGCGTGCTGGTGCTCACCGTGCTGCTCCCGCCCGAGGAGCTGCTGCGCTCCAGCGCCGACTTCCTGCAGCGGCTGAGCGGCATCCTGCGCACGTCGCTGCGCTTCCGCCTGGACGAACACGGTCAGGCCATGGTCTTCCCGTACCACCGGCCCGGCCCTGGCGCCGAATCCCGGAACCGGCGGGAGCTGGCCCCGGAGGTGATCGG CTCTGTGGTGATGCTGGAGATTGACAACCGGCTGTGCCTGCAGTCACCGGAGAATGACCACTGCTTCCCCGACGCCCAGAGTGCGGCCGACTACCTGGGAGCCTTGTCGGCGGTGGAACGCCTTGACTTCCCGTACCCGCTGCGGGCCGTGCGAG GGGAGCCGCTGGAGCTGCCAGAGCCGAGCATGCCGCTGCTTCCGCTGCTGGCCGCCAGCGCCGTCTTCCTGCTGGCCATCCTCGTGCTGGGCGTCATGGTGGCCCGGCGCAAGCGTGAGCACAGCACCCTCTGGTTCCCCGAGGGCTTCGCGCTCCACAAGGATGTGGCTGCCGGCCACAAGGGCCGTCGGGAGCCCGTGGGCCAAGACGCGCTGGGCATGAA GAACATGGCCAAGAGCGAGAGTCTGATGGGGCAGGTGGCCACAGACTGGATGGACACTGAGTGCCCAGAAGCGAAGCGACTGAAG GTAGAGGACCCTGGCGTGGGTGCCGAGGATGCTGTGGATTGTCGCCAGTGGACTCAACACCACCTGGTTGCAGCTGACATCCGTGTGGCACCAGCCATGGCCTTGACGCCCCCACAGGGTGATGTGGATGCTGATGGCGTGGATGTCAATGTGCGTGGCCCAG ACGGCTTCACCCCACTGATGCTGGCCTCTTTCTGTGGCGGGGCTCTGGAGCCAATGCCCACCGAGGAGGATGAGGCAGAAGACGCGTCAGCCAGCATCATCTCAGACCTGATCTGCCAGGGAGCCCAGCTTGGGGCACGGACTGACCGCACGGGCGAGACAGCCCTGCACCTCGCTGCCCGCTATGCCCGGGCCGATGCGGCCAAGCGGCTGCTGGATGCTGGGGCAGACACCAATGCCCAGGACCATTCAGGCCGCACTCCTTTGCACACTGCTGTCACCGCTGATGCCCAAGGCGTCTTCCAG ATTCTCATCCGGAACCGCTCCACAGACCTGGATGCCCGCATGGCGGATGGTTCAACGGCGCTAATCCTCGCAGCCCGTCTGGCTGTGGAGGGCATGGTGGAAGAACTCATTGCCAGCCATGCTGATGTCAATGCTGTGGATGAGCTTG GGAAATCAGCCTTACACTGGGCAGCAGCCGTCAACAATGTGGAGGCCACGTTGGCCCTGCTCAAAAATGGAGCCAACAAGGACATGCAGGATAGCAAG GAGGAAACTCCACTGTTTCTGGCCGCCCGGGAGGGCAGCTATGAGGCTGCCAAGCTGCTGCTGGACCACTtcgccaaccgtgagatcacagaCCACCTGGACAGGCTGCCGCGGGACGTGGCCCAGGAGCGGCTACACCAGGACATCGTGCGCCTGCTGGACCAGCCCAGTGGGCCCCGGAGCCCTCCCGGCCCGCACGGCCTggggcccctcctctgcccaccgGGGGCCTTCCTCCCGGGCCTCAAGGTGGCACAGTCTGGGGGCAAGAAGAGCCGGAGGCCACCCGGGAAGGCGGGGCTGGGGCCGCAGGGCGCCCGGGGGCGGGGCAAGAAGCTGACGCTGGCCTGCCCCGGTCCCCTGGCCGAGAGCTCGGTCACGCTGTCGCCCGTGGACTCGCTGGACTCCCCGCGGCCCTTCGGTGGGCCCCCTGCGTCCCCTGGCAGCTTCTCCCTCGAGGGGCCCTACGCGGCTGCCACCGCCACGGCTGTGTCCCTGGCGCAGCTCGGTGGCGCGGGCCGGGCCGGTCTAGGGCGCCAGCCCCCCGGGGGCTGCGTGCTCAGCTTGGGTCTGCTGAACCCCGTGGCTGTTCCCCTCGACTGGGCCCGGCTGCCGCCACCTGCCCCGCCGGGCCCCTCGTTCCTGCTGCCGCTGGCGCCGGGACCCCAGCTGCTGAACCCCGGGACCCCCGTGTCGCCCCAGGAGCGGCCCCCACCGTACCTGGCGGCCCCGGGACACGGCGAGGAGTACCCGGCAGCTGGCGCCCACGGCAGCCCCCCCAAGGCCCGCTTCCTGAGGGTCCCCAGCGAGCACCCTTACCTGACCCCCTCCCCCGAGTCCCCCGAGCACTGGGCCAGCCcctcgcctccctccctctcggaCTGGTCAGACTCCACGCCCAGCCCAGCCACTGCCACCAGGCCTGCGGCCACAGCCGCTGGGGCGCTGCCTGCCCAGCCGCTCCCCCTTTCCGTCCCAGGCCCGCTAGCTCAGGCCCAGACCCAGCTGGGGCCCCAGCCCGAAGTCACCCCCAAGAGGCAGGTGTTGGCCTGA